A single genomic interval of Streptomyces sp. BA2 harbors:
- the secY gene encoding preprotein translocase subunit SecY, with translation MLTAFARAFKTPDLRKKLLFTLGIIVIYRLGTHIPIPGVSYKNVQVCMDQANSNQGLFGLVNMMSGGALLQITIFALGIMPYITASIILQLLTVVIPRLEALKKEGQAGTAKITQYTRYLTVALAILQGTGLVATARTGSLFSGCPVATEIVPDQSIFVTVTMVITMTAGTACVMWLGELITDRGIGNGMSILMFISIAATFPSALWAIKKQGSLADGWIEFGTVIAVGLVMVGLVVFVEQAQRRIPVQYAKRMIGRRSYGGTSTYIPLKVNQAGIIPVIFASSLLYIPALVAQFAGGNSGWKQWIEANLTKGDHPIYIATYFLLIVFFAFFYVAISFNPEEVADNMKKYGGFIPGIRAGRPTAEYLSYVLNRITWPGSLYLGLIALVPTMALVGFGANQNFPFGGTSILIIVGVGLETVKQIESQLQQRNYEGFLR, from the coding sequence GTGCTCACCGCGTTCGCCCGGGCGTTCAAGACGCCCGACCTGCGCAAGAAGCTGCTCTTCACTCTCGGCATCATCGTGATCTACCGGCTCGGAACGCACATTCCGATCCCGGGCGTGAGCTATAAAAACGTCCAGGTATGTATGGACCAGGCCAACTCCAACCAGGGGTTGTTCGGTCTGGTCAACATGATGAGTGGCGGGGCGCTGCTGCAGATCACGATCTTCGCGCTCGGCATCATGCCGTACATCACGGCGAGCATCATCTTGCAGCTGCTGACCGTGGTGATCCCGCGGCTCGAGGCGCTCAAGAAGGAGGGCCAGGCCGGCACGGCGAAGATCACGCAGTACACGCGTTATCTCACCGTCGCGCTCGCGATCCTCCAGGGCACCGGCCTCGTGGCCACCGCACGCACGGGCTCGCTGTTCTCCGGCTGTCCCGTCGCCACCGAGATCGTGCCGGACCAGTCCATCTTCGTGACCGTCACCATGGTCATCACGATGACCGCGGGCACGGCCTGCGTCATGTGGCTCGGTGAGCTGATCACCGACCGCGGCATCGGCAACGGCATGTCGATCCTGATGTTCATCTCGATCGCCGCGACCTTCCCGAGCGCCCTGTGGGCGATCAAGAAGCAGGGCTCGCTGGCCGACGGCTGGATCGAGTTCGGCACCGTCATCGCGGTCGGTCTCGTCATGGTCGGTCTGGTCGTCTTCGTGGAGCAGGCTCAGCGCCGCATTCCGGTCCAGTACGCGAAGCGCATGATCGGCCGCCGGTCCTACGGCGGTACGTCGACGTACATTCCGCTGAAGGTCAATCAGGCGGGCATCATCCCTGTGATCTTCGCCTCTTCGCTGCTCTATATCCCCGCTCTCGTCGCCCAGTTCGCGGGTGGCAACTCCGGGTGGAAGCAGTGGATCGAGGCGAACCTGACCAAGGGCGACCACCCGATTTACATCGCGACGTACTTCTTGTTGATCGTGTTCTTCGCCTTCTTCTACGTGGCTATCTCGTTCAACCCCGAGGAAGTCGCGGACAACATGAAGAAGTATGGTGGCTTCATCCCGGGCATCCGGGCTGGCCGTCCGACCGCTGAGTACTTGAGCTACGTACTCAACCGGATCACGTGGCCGGGCTCGCTGTATCTGGGTCTGATCGCTCTCGTACCGACGATGGCGTTGGTGGGCTTCGGCGCGAACCAGAACTTCCCGTTCGGCGGGACAAGCATCCTGATCATCGTGGGTGTGGGTCTGGAGACCGTGAAGCAGATCGAGAGCCAGCTCCAGCAGCGCAATTACGAAGGGTTCCTCCGCTGA
- the rpsM gene encoding 30S ribosomal protein S13 — protein MARLEGVDLPRDKRVEVALTYVFGIGRTLSQQTLDATGVDRNTRVRDLSEEDMIKIREYVDANIQTEGDLRREIQADIRRKVEIGCYQGLRHRRGLPVRGQRTSTNARTRKGPRRAIAGKKKPGKK, from the coding sequence ATGGCACGCCTTGAAGGTGTTGACCTCCCGCGCGATAAGCGTGTTGAGGTTGCCCTCACGTACGTGTTCGGCATTGGCCGCACGCTGTCCCAGCAGACGCTGGACGCCACCGGTGTGGACCGCAACACCCGTGTTCGCGATCTGTCCGAAGAGGACATGATCAAGATCCGCGAGTACGTGGACGCCAACATCCAGACCGAGGGTGACCTCCGTCGCGAGATCCAGGCCGACATCCGCCGCAAGGTCGAGATCGGTTGCTACCAGGGTCTTCGTCACCGTCGTGGCCTGCCCGTCCGCGGTCAGCGCACCAGCACCAACGCCCGCACCCGTAAGGGCCCGCGTCGCGCCATCGCCGGTAAGAAGAAGCCGGGCAAGAAGTAG
- the truA gene encoding tRNA pseudouridine(38-40) synthase TruA — MSDEVEPGFVRVRLDLSYDGKDFSGWAKQRQGQRTVQGEIEAALRTVTRSQETYELTVAGRTDSGVHARGQVAHVDLPESVWAEHSDKLLRRLAGRLPHDVRVWKVAEAPAGFNARFAAVWRRYAYRVTDHPGGVDPLLRSHVLWHDWELDLDAMNAAAEKLLGEHDFAAYCKRREGATTIRTLQELRWERRDDGILEATVRADAFCHNMVRSLVGAMLFVGDGHRPVEWPAKVLAAGVRDSAVHVVRPHGLTLEEVGYPADELLAARSKEARNKRTLPGAGCC; from the coding sequence GTGAGTGATGAAGTAGAGCCCGGGTTCGTGCGGGTGCGGCTCGACCTTTCGTACGACGGCAAGGACTTCTCCGGCTGGGCGAAGCAGCGCCAGGGGCAGCGGACCGTCCAGGGGGAGATCGAGGCCGCGCTGCGGACCGTGACGCGGTCGCAGGAGACGTACGAGCTGACCGTCGCCGGGCGGACCGACAGCGGGGTGCACGCGCGGGGGCAGGTCGCTCATGTCGATCTGCCGGAGAGCGTGTGGGCCGAGCACAGTGACAAGCTGCTGCGCAGGCTTGCCGGGCGGCTGCCGCACGACGTGCGGGTCTGGAAGGTGGCCGAGGCTCCCGCGGGCTTCAACGCCCGGTTCGCGGCCGTGTGGCGGCGTTACGCCTATCGCGTGACCGACCACCCGGGCGGTGTCGATCCGCTGTTGCGTAGTCATGTGCTGTGGCACGACTGGGAGTTGGACCTCGACGCCATGAACGCCGCTGCCGAGAAGCTTCTCGGTGAGCACGATTTCGCTGCCTACTGCAAGCGGCGCGAGGGTGCCACCACCATTCGTACGCTGCAGGAACTGCGGTGGGAGCGGCGGGACGACGGGATCCTCGAAGCGACCGTGCGGGCCGATGCCTTCTGTCACAACATGGTGCGCTCGCTCGTCGGCGCCATGTTGTTCGTGGGCGACGGGCATCGGCCCGTGGAGTGGCCTGCCAAGGTTCTTGCCGCGGGAGTGCGTGACTCCGCCGTGCATGTCGTACGGCCGCACGGTCTGACCCTTGAGGAAGTGGGTTACCCCGCCGACGAGTTGCTCGCCGCGCGCAGCAAAGAAGCGCGCAACAAGCGGACGTTGCCCGGCGCCGGGTGCTGCTGA
- the rpmD gene encoding 50S ribosomal protein L30 — protein sequence MARLKVTQTKSYIGSKQNHRDTLRSLGLKRVNDVVVKEDRPEFRGMVHTVRHLVTVEEVD from the coding sequence ATGGCTCGCCTCAAGGTCACGCAGACGAAGTCGTACATCGGCAGCAAGCAGAACCACCGCGACACGCTGCGTTCGCTTGGCCTCAAGCGGGTCAACGACGTGGTCGTCAAGGAAGACCGCCCCGAGTTCCGCGGAATGGTGCACACCGTCCGCCACCTCGTGACGGTTGAGGAGGTCGACTGA
- the rplF gene encoding 50S ribosomal protein L6 translates to MSRIGKLPITVPAGVDVTIDGRTVSVKGPKGSLSHTVVAPIDIAKGEDGVLNVTRPNDERQNKALHGLSRTLVANMITGVTTGYVKKLEISGVGYRVLAKGSNLEFSLGYSHPILVEAPEGITFKVESATKLSVEGIDKQKVGEVAANIRKLRKPDPYKAKGVKYEGEVIRRKVGKAGK, encoded by the coding sequence ATGTCGCGTATTGGCAAGCTCCCCATCACGGTTCCCGCCGGCGTGGACGTCACCATCGACGGCCGGACGGTCTCGGTTAAGGGTCCCAAGGGCTCCCTTTCCCACACCGTTGTCGCGCCGATCGACATCGCTAAGGGTGAGGACGGCGTCCTGAACGTCACCCGCCCGAACGACGAGCGTCAGAACAAGGCCCTGCACGGCCTGTCCCGCACGCTGGTGGCGAACATGATCACCGGCGTGACCACGGGTTACGTGAAGAAGCTCGAGATCAGCGGTGTCGGTTACCGCGTCCTCGCGAAGGGCTCCAACCTGGAGTTCTCGCTGGGTTACAGCCACCCGATCCTGGTCGAGGCCCCCGAGGGCATCACCTTCAAGGTGGAGTCCGCGACCAAGCTTTCGGTCGAGGGCATCGACAAGCAGAAGGTCGGCGAGGTTGCGGCCAACATCCGCAAGCTGCGCAAGCCCGACCCGTACAAGGCCAAGGGCGTCAAGTACGAGGGCGAAGTCATCCGGCGCAAGGTCGGAAAGGCAGGTAAGTAA
- the map gene encoding type I methionyl aminopeptidase yields the protein MVQIKTPEQIAKMREAGLVVAAIHAATREAAVPGATTKDLDDVARKVIAEHGAKSNFLGYGGFPATICTSVNEVVVHGIPDDKTVLKDGDIISIDAGAIIDGWHGDAAYTAFVGTGHAPELVELSRVTEESMWAGLAAMKQGNRLVDISRAVETYIRRQPKPGGGKYGIVEDYGGHGIGTEMHMDPHVLNYVERRRGKGPKLVPGLCLAIEPMVSLGTPRTEVLEDDWTVITTDGTWSSHWEHSIALTEEGPIVLTSPDCGKAKLAEYGVTVAPDPLG from the coding sequence ATGGTGCAGATCAAGACCCCCGAGCAGATCGCGAAGATGCGTGAGGCGGGCCTTGTCGTCGCCGCCATCCACGCCGCGACGCGCGAGGCGGCGGTGCCGGGTGCCACCACGAAGGACCTGGACGACGTCGCCCGCAAGGTGATCGCCGAGCACGGCGCGAAGTCGAACTTCCTCGGGTACGGCGGCTTTCCCGCGACGATCTGCACCTCGGTCAACGAGGTCGTCGTACACGGCATCCCGGACGACAAGACCGTCCTGAAGGACGGCGACATCATCTCGATCGACGCGGGCGCGATCATCGACGGCTGGCACGGTGACGCGGCGTACACCGCGTTCGTGGGCACCGGTCACGCCCCGGAGCTCGTGGAGCTCTCCCGGGTGACCGAGGAGTCGATGTGGGCCGGCCTGGCCGCCATGAAGCAGGGCAACCGGCTCGTGGACATCTCCCGCGCGGTCGAGACGTACATCCGCCGCCAGCCGAAGCCCGGCGGCGGCAAGTACGGCATCGTCGAGGACTACGGCGGCCACGGCATCGGCACCGAGATGCACATGGACCCGCACGTCCTGAACTACGTCGAGCGCCGCCGCGGCAAGGGCCCCAAGCTGGTCCCCGGCCTCTGCCTCGCCATCGAGCCCATGGTCTCCCTCGGTACCCCGCGCACGGAGGTCCTGGAGGATGACTGGACGGTCATCACGACGGACGGCACCTGGTCGTCCCACTGGGAGCACTCCATCGCGCTGACGGAGGAGGGCCCGATCGTCCTCACGTCTCCTGACTGCGGCAAGGCGAAGCTGGCGGAGTACGGCGTTACTGTCGCTCCTGACCCGCTGGGCTGA
- a CDS encoding DNA-directed RNA polymerase subunit alpha, with protein sequence MLIAQRPSLTEEVVDEFRSRFVIEPLEPGFGYTLGNSLRRTLLSSIPGAAVTSIRIDGVLHEFTTVPGVKEDVTDLILNIKQLVVSSEHDEPVVMYLRKQGPGLVTAADIAPPAGVEVHNPDLVLATLNGKGKLEMELTVERGRGYVSAVQNKQVGQEIGRIPVDSIYSPVLKVTYKVEATRVEQRTDFDKLIVDVETKQAMRPRDAMASAGKTLVELFGLARELNIDAEGIDMGPSPTDAALAADLALPIEELELTVRSYNCLKREGIHSVGELVARSEADLLDIRNFGAKSIDEVKMKLNGMGLALKDSPPGFDPTAAADAFGADDDADAGFVETEQY encoded by the coding sequence ATGCTGATCGCTCAGCGTCCCTCGTTGACCGAAGAGGTCGTCGACGAATTCCGCTCCCGGTTCGTGATCGAGCCGCTGGAGCCGGGCTTCGGTTACACCCTCGGCAACTCCCTGCGTCGGACCCTGCTCTCCTCGATCCCGGGTGCGGCCGTCACGTCCATCCGCATCGACGGTGTCCTGCACGAGTTCACCACCGTGCCGGGCGTCAAGGAAGACGTCACCGACCTCATCCTCAACATCAAGCAGCTGGTCGTTTCCAGCGAGCACGATGAGCCCGTCGTGATGTACCTGCGCAAGCAGGGTCCCGGTCTCGTCACCGCCGCTGACATCGCCCCGCCGGCCGGTGTCGAGGTGCACAACCCCGACCTGGTCCTCGCCACGCTCAACGGCAAGGGCAAGCTGGAGATGGAGCTGACCGTCGAGCGCGGTCGCGGCTACGTCTCCGCCGTTCAGAACAAGCAGGTGGGCCAGGAGATCGGTCGTATTCCGGTCGACTCCATCTACTCGCCGGTCCTGAAGGTCACGTACAAGGTCGAGGCCACGCGTGTCGAGCAGCGCACCGACTTCGACAAGCTGATCGTCGACGTCGAGACCAAGCAGGCCATGCGTCCGCGTGACGCCATGGCGTCTGCCGGTAAGACGCTGGTCGAGCTCTTCGGCCTGGCCCGTGAGCTCAACATCGACGCCGAGGGCATCGACATGGGCCCGTCCCCGACGGACGCCGCCCTTGCCGCTGATCTCGCCCTGCCGATCGAGGAGCTCGAGCTCACCGTTCGGTCGTACAACTGCCTCAAGCGCGAGGGCATCCACTCCGTGGGTGAGCTCGTGGCCCGCTCCGAGGCGGACCTGCTCGACATTCGCAACTTCGGTGCGAAGTCGATCGACGAGGTCAAGATGAAGCTGAACGGCATGGGCCTCGCGCTGAAGGACTCGCCTCCCGGCTTCGACCCGACCGCCGCCGCTGACGCCTTCGGCGCCGACGACGACGCCGACGCCGGGTTCGTCGAGACCGAGCAGTACTGA
- the rpmJ gene encoding 50S ribosomal protein L36, giving the protein MKVKPSVKKICDKCRVIRRHGRVMIICDNPRHKQRQG; this is encoded by the coding sequence ATGAAGGTCAAGCCGAGCGTCAAGAAGATCTGCGACAAGTGCAGGGTGATCCGCCGTCACGGCCGGGTCATGATCATCTGCGACAACCCGCGCCACAAGCAGCGCCAGGGCTGA
- a CDS encoding adenylate kinase, which translates to MRIVLVGPPGAGKGTQAAFLAKNLKIPHISTGDLFRANISQGTELGKQAKAFMDAGNLVPDEVTIGMAHDRMTQPDAENGFLLDGFPRNVSQAEALDESLKADGQKLDAVLDLEVPEDEVVKRIAGRRICRNDSSHVFHVTYSKPKTEGVCDVCGGELYQRGDDQEETVRKRLDVYHRETEPIIDHYKAQGLVVTISALGKVDEVTKRAMDALKGDK; encoded by the coding sequence ATGCGAATCGTCCTCGTCGGGCCGCCCGGTGCGGGCAAGGGAACGCAGGCCGCGTTCCTCGCCAAGAACCTGAAGATTCCGCACATCTCCACGGGCGACCTGTTCCGCGCCAACATCAGCCAGGGCACGGAGCTGGGCAAGCAGGCGAAGGCCTTCATGGACGCCGGCAACCTCGTCCCCGACGAGGTCACCATCGGCATGGCCCACGACCGCATGACGCAGCCGGACGCCGAGAACGGCTTCCTGCTCGACGGCTTCCCGCGGAACGTGTCGCAGGCCGAGGCCCTGGACGAGTCGCTCAAGGCGGACGGCCAGAAGCTCGACGCGGTGCTCGACCTCGAGGTCCCCGAGGACGAGGTGGTCAAGCGCATCGCCGGCCGCCGCATCTGCCGGAACGATTCCAGCCACGTCTTCCACGTGACGTACAGCAAGCCGAAGACCGAGGGCGTCTGTGACGTCTGCGGCGGCGAGCTCTACCAGCGCGGTGACGACCAGGAAGAGACCGTGCGCAAGCGTCTCGACGTGTACCACCGCGAGACCGAGCCGATCATCGACCACTACAAGGCCCAGGGTCTTGTGGTCACGATCTCCGCGCTCGGCAAGGTGGACGAGGTCACCAAGCGCGCGATGGACGCCCTCAAGGGCGACAAGTAG
- the infA gene encoding translation initiation factor IF-1, which translates to MAKKQGAIEIEGTVVESLPNAMFKVELQNGHQVLAHISGKMRMHYIRILPDDRVVVELSPYDLTRGRIVYRYK; encoded by the coding sequence GTGGCCAAGAAGCAAGGTGCCATCGAGATCGAGGGCACTGTCGTTGAGTCTCTTCCGAACGCCATGTTCAAGGTTGAGCTCCAGAACGGCCACCAGGTCCTGGCACACATCAGCGGCAAGATGCGTATGCACTACATCCGCATCCTCCCTGACGACCGGGTCGTGGTGGAGTTGTCTCCGTACGACCTGACGCGTGGCCGGATCGTCTACCGGTACAAGTAG
- the rpsH gene encoding 30S ribosomal protein S8 has translation MTMTDPIADMLTRLRNANSAYHDSVAMPHSKIKSHIAEILQQEGFITGWKTEDAEVGKNLVLELKFGPNRERSIAGIKRISKPGLRVYAKSTNLPKVLGGLGVAIISTSHGLLTGQQAGKKGVGGEVLAYVW, from the coding sequence ATGACCATGACTGATCCGATCGCGGACATGCTGACTCGTCTGCGTAACGCGAACTCGGCGTACCACGACTCCGTGGCGATGCCGCACAGCAAGATCAAGTCTCACATCGCGGAGATCCTCCAGCAGGAGGGCTTCATCACGGGCTGGAAGACCGAGGACGCCGAGGTCGGCAAGAACCTCGTCCTCGAGCTGAAGTTCGGCCCGAACCGTGAGCGCTCCATCGCGGGCATCAAGCGGATCTCCAAGCCCGGTCTCCGGGTTTACGCGAAGTCCACCAACCTGCCGAAGGTGCTCGGCGGCCTGGGCGTGGCGATCATCTCCACGTCCCACGGTCTGCTCACCGGCCAGCAGGCAGGCAAGAAGGGCGTAGGTGGGGAAGTCCTCGCCTACGTCTGGTAG
- a CDS encoding type Z 30S ribosomal protein S14 yields the protein MAKKALIAKAARKPKFGVRGYTRCQRCGRPHSVYRKFGLCRVCLREMAHRGELPGVTKSSW from the coding sequence ATGGCGAAGAAGGCTCTTATTGCCAAGGCTGCTCGTAAGCCCAAGTTCGGTGTGCGCGGCTACACCCGCTGCCAGCGCTGCGGCCGTCCGCACTCCGTGTACCGCAAGTTCGGCCTGTGCCGCGTCTGCCTTCGTGAGATGGCTCACCGTGGCGAGCTGCCGGGCGTGACCAAGAGCTCCTGGTAA
- the rplO gene encoding 50S ribosomal protein L15 → MAEQNPLKVHNLRPAPGAKTAKTRVGRGEASKGKTAGRGTKGTKARYQVPERFEGGQMPLHMRLPKLKGFKNPFKTEFQVVNLDKLSALFPEGGEVTVEALVAKGAVRKNSLVKVLGQGEVTVALQVTVDAVSGSAKEKITAAGGTVTELV, encoded by the coding sequence ATGGCGGAGCAGAACCCGCTGAAGGTCCACAACCTCCGGCCCGCCCCGGGCGCCAAGACCGCCAAGACCCGTGTGGGTCGTGGTGAGGCGTCCAAGGGTAAGACCGCTGGTCGTGGTACCAAGGGCACCAAGGCCCGTTACCAGGTTCCGGAGCGCTTCGAGGGCGGGCAGATGCCCCTCCACATGCGTCTCCCGAAGCTCAAGGGCTTCAAGAACCCGTTCAAGACCGAGTTCCAGGTCGTGAACCTCGACAAGCTGAGCGCGCTGTTCCCCGAGGGTGGCGAGGTCACCGTCGAGGCCCTCGTGGCCAAGGGTGCGGTTCGCAAGAACAGCCTCGTCAAGGTCCTCGGCCAGGGTGAGGTCACCGTGGCGCTGCAGGTGACGGTTGACGCCGTCTCCGGCTCCGCCAAGGAGAAGATCACCGCCGCCGGCGGTACCGTCACCGAGCTCGTCTGA
- the rpsK gene encoding 30S ribosomal protein S11, with the protein MPPKGRQGAAKKVRRKEKKNVAHGHAHIKSTFNNTIVSITDPTGNVISWASAGHVGFKGSRKSTPFAAQMAAESAARRAQEHGMRKVDVFVKGPGSGRETAIRSLQATGLEVGSIQDVTPTPHNGCRPPKRRRV; encoded by the coding sequence ATGCCCCCCAAGGGTCGTCAGGGCGCTGCCAAGAAGGTGCGCCGCAAGGAAAAGAAGAACGTCGCTCACGGGCACGCCCACATCAAGAGCACGTTCAACAACACCATCGTCTCGATCACGGACCCCACGGGCAACGTGATCAGCTGGGCCTCCGCCGGCCACGTCGGCTTCAAGGGCTCGCGCAAGTCGACTCCGTTCGCCGCGCAGATGGCCGCCGAGTCGGCCGCGCGTCGCGCCCAGGAGCACGGCATGCGCAAGGTTGACGTCTTCGTGAAGGGCCCGGGTTCGGGTCGCGAGACCGCCATCCGTTCGCTTCAGGCGACCGGTCTTGAGGTCGGCTCGATCCAGGACGTCACCCCCACGCCGCACAACGGCTGCCGTCCCCCCAAGCGCCGTCGCGTCTGA
- the rplR gene encoding 50S ribosomal protein L18 — protein MAYGVKIAKGDAYKRAAKARRHIRIRKNVSGTAERPRLVVTRSNRNIVAQVIDDLKGHTLASASTLDATIRGGEADKSAQAKQVGALVAERAKAAGVEAVVFDRGGNKYAGRIAALADAAREAGLKF, from the coding sequence ATGGCATACGGTGTGAAGATCGCCAAGGGCGACGCTTACAAGCGTGCCGCCAAGGCCCGCCGCCACATCCGCATCCGCAAGAACGTGTCGGGTACGGCGGAGCGTCCGCGCCTCGTCGTGACTCGCTCGAACCGCAACATCGTTGCTCAGGTCATCGACGACCTCAAGGGTCACACCCTTGCGTCGGCGTCGACCCTGGACGCGACGATCCGCGGTGGCGAGGCCGACAAGTCCGCGCAGGCCAAGCAGGTCGGCGCGCTCGTCGCCGAGCGTGCCAAGGCTGCGGGTGTCGAGGCCGTCGTGTTCGACCGCGGTGGCAACAAGTACGCCGGGCGCATTGCCGCTCTGGCGGACGCCGCCCGCGAAGCCGGGCTGAAGTTCTAA
- the rpsE gene encoding 30S ribosomal protein S5 translates to MAGPQRRGSGAGGGERRDRKGRDGGAAAEKTAYVERVVAINRVAKVVKGGRRFSFTALVVVGDGDGTVGVGYGKAKEVPAAIAKGVEEAKKNFFKVPRIQGTIPHPITGEKAAGVVLLKPASPGTGVIAGGPVRAVLECAGVHDILSKSLGSSNAINIVHATVAALKGLQRPEEIAARRGLPLEDVAPAALLRARAGAGA, encoded by the coding sequence ATGGCTGGACCCCAGCGCCGCGGGAGCGGTGCCGGTGGCGGCGAGCGGCGGGACCGGAAGGGTCGCGACGGTGGCGCTGCCGCCGAGAAGACCGCATACGTTGAGCGCGTTGTCGCGATCAACCGTGTCGCCAAGGTTGTCAAGGGTGGTCGCCGCTTCAGCTTCACCGCGCTGGTCGTGGTGGGCGACGGTGACGGCACCGTAGGTGTCGGATACGGCAAGGCCAAGGAAGTTCCCGCGGCCATCGCCAAGGGCGTTGAAGAGGCCAAGAAGAACTTCTTCAAGGTTCCGCGTATCCAGGGCACCATCCCGCACCCGATCACGGGCGAGAAGGCCGCGGGCGTCGTCCTGCTCAAGCCTGCTTCCCCCGGTACCGGTGTTATCGCCGGTGGCCCGGTGCGTGCGGTGCTCGAGTGCGCCGGCGTTCACGACATCCTGTCGAAGTCGCTCGGTTCGTCGAACGCGATCAACATCGTGCACGCGACCGTGGCGGCCCTCAAGGGCCTGCAGCGTCCCGAGGAGATCGCGGCTCGCCGTGGTCTGCCCCTCGAGGACGTGGCCCCCGCGGCTCTGCTGCGTGCACGTGCCGGGGCGGGTGCGTAA
- the rplQ gene encoding 50S ribosomal protein L17 — protein MPKPTKGARLGGSAAHEKLLLANLAKQLFEYGRITTTEAKARRLRPYAERLVTKAKKGDLHNRRQVLSVITDKSIVHTLFTEIGPRYENRPGGYTRITKIGNRRGDNAPMAVIELVEALTVAQEATGEAEAATKRAAKDAEVSEPKVDTTKGDEAAEESKDA, from the coding sequence ATGCCGAAGCCCACCAAGGGTGCCCGTCTGGGCGGCAGCGCCGCGCACGAGAAGCTTTTGCTTGCGAACCTCGCCAAGCAGCTCTTCGAGTACGGCCGCATCACCACCACCGAGGCGAAGGCCCGTCGTCTGCGTCCCTACGCGGAGCGTCTGGTCACCAAGGCGAAGAAGGGTGACCTTCACAACCGCCGCCAGGTGCTGTCCGTCATCACCGACAAGAGCATCGTGCACACGCTCTTCACGGAGATCGGCCCGCGCTACGAGAACCGCCCGGGTGGCTACACCCGTATCACCAAGATCGGTAACCGCCGTGGCGACAACGCGCCCATGGCTGTCATCGAGCTGGTGGAGGCCCTGACCGTGGCCCAGGAGGCCACCGGTGAGGCCGAGGCGGCCACCAAGCGTGCCGCCAAGGACGCCGAGGTTTCCGAGCCCAAGGTCGACACGACCAAGGGTGACGAGGCCGCCGAGGAGTCGAAGGACGCCTGA